One Candida dubliniensis CD36 chromosome 1, complete sequence genomic region harbors:
- a CDS encoding ADP ribosylation factor, putative (Similar to S. pombe CSX2;~Similar to C. albicans AGE1): MELLSQISFPYYQEDDSCVTLNKLSFTDELDSRRSVIALNEKKQVDTFNTVYTNTQQIVPQLASYIENPDDEEKSQFPLLIKISPEFNKLKLHVSIKPVVGFESRSLIIVKSRGVTDVDVLKNQLYDDNTQDKPMTELSKLEYRKLPIEENNHSFQKIIINDFFDPRIVNNTKLNISLWEHDSVSNEFRHFLNFSVWIDRLVPVEPSINRSSFSLATKGQPLEEKSPESKLFSLGDFRKEFKIDIEDGPEFRKTLTRLENNIPWAKKGYSNLIDEFRMLESSVRRVTNSKIKVMDAIDHIVDLESTSLLKEFGFKHDFHVVFKAMFEPFEKNLNFFFENVCDHKLLNKIYANIGFTQIDSSAVYLELQKKFEADSKEYYSWLNKYLSNEKERPESKLLAKRKVFELSKFDYLNSLTKVTNNQYVNEVLENFFKFLNLKYDQRYPRLLDYHSFKDKKSNQNLLGDNYQIYMNVLLRFNSERYQFRQMIEACQTNEELTNLIRCNRLNHKSFSTSSSSSSPPTSTSSPHNLITSSIDEFIITKENWDLIFNDSKPPDNEIGPDDSEKSGILFTLGGQKKQGWHKEWVVLKKGQLIEYSDWRKGRTPINKPIEIALASVKAITHDKRQFCFEVLTSKGSKHVFQAFDNDDRNKWVKALHNAGQLINTKRLEQAHAKSSPHEGRKKTIGKLITEFKDKPIIPGQDRSISPISLTSKAPPIEKDYLQMVRSAPDSDNNVCIDCGSTESVEWISINTLTCFCINCASCHRNIGSHITRIRSLKMDKFENETELLLKYINNRVVNSYLEENLPSKEKITSDADNESRLNFIRNKYQLKKYKSIIPDIDNLLIKAIQKINVPEVLKYILCGADINLNIQINIPNRNEYLVITLFEYSLRKYIEIKDGHDRELGYKPKKLFIISELLILNGCKVSDHIKDLQKEDLGLTDAAVEYWKIRSLKLSGGKAS; encoded by the coding sequence atggAATTGCTCTCTCAGATCTCGTTTCCCTATTATCAGGAAGATGATTCATGTGTCACTTTAAATAAGTTGAGTTTCACGGATGAGTTGGACTCCAGAAGATCTGTCATTGCACTAAATGAGAAAAAACAGGTTGACACATTTAACACCGTTTATACAAACACACAGCAAATAGTTCCCCAATTAGCCTcatatattgaaaatcccgatgatgaagaaaagcTGCAGTTTCCATTGTTAATTAAGATAAGCCCCGagtttaataaattgaaactaCATGTTTCTATCAAACCGGTTGTTGGATTTGAGTCACGGTCGTTGATTATTGTGAAGTCAAGAGGTGTAACAGATGTCGATGTCTTGAAAAATCAGTTGTATGATGACAATACACAAGATAAACCCATGACTGAATTGTCAAAGTTGGAATATAGGAAATTACCAATAGAAGAGAACAACCATAGtttccaaaaaataataattaacGATTTTTTCGACCCCAGAATTGTGAATAATaccaaattgaatatttctTTATGGGAACATGATTCAGTATCCAATGAGTTCCGCCATTTTCTTAATTTCAGTGTCTGGATCGATAGGCTTGTTCCTGTTGAACCTCTGATAAATCGTTCACTGTTTTCTTTGGCAACAAAGGGCCAACCATTGGAAGAAAAATCACCAGAAAGCAAATTGTTCAGTTTGGGTGATTTTAGAAAGGAGTTTAAGATCGATATTGAAGATGGGCCCGAGTTTAGAAAAACTTTGACACGATTGGAGAATAATATCCCATGGGCTAAGAAAGGATATTCTAATTTGATTGACGAATTTAGGATGTTGGAATCTAGTGTTAGGAGGGTGACAaattccaaaatcaaagttATGGATGCCATAGATCATATTGTTGATCTTGAATCTACGTCTTTGTTGAAAGAGTTTGGGTTCAAACACGATTTCCACGTGGTATTTAAGGCTATGTTTGAGCCATTTGAAAAGAATCttaactttttctttgagaATGTTTGTGATCATAAActtttgaataaaatatatGCCAATATTGGGTTCACtcaaattgattcaagTGCCGTCTATTTGGAActacaaaagaaatttgaAGCCGACTCAAAAGAATATTATAGTTGGCTAAATAAATATCTTTCGAACGAAAAAGAGCGACCAGAACTGAAGCTATTAgccaaaagaaaagtttttGAACTATCGAAATTCGATTACTTGAACAGCTTAACAAAAGTTACAAATAATCAGTATGTGAATGAAGTGCTTGaaaactttttcaaatttcttAATTTGAAGTACGATCAACGTTATCCACGGTTATTGGATTACCATAGTTTTAAGGATAAGAAATCTAATCAGAATCTTCTTGGTgataattatcaaatatatatgaaTGTTTTGCTAAGATTTAACAGTGAAAGATATCAATTCAGACAGATGATAGAGGCTTGTCAAACTAACGAGGAGTTGACTAATTTGATTCGATGCAACAGATTAAACCATAAACTGTTTTCCaccagtagtagtagcagcTCCCCTCCTACATCCACATCTTCTCCACACAATCTTATTACTTCCagtattgatgaatttattatcacAAAGGAAAACTGggatttaatttttaatgaTAGTAAACCCCctgataatgaaattggaCCAGATGATTCAGAAAAGTCAGGGATATTATTTACATTAGGAGGGCAGAAAAAGCAAGGGTGGCATAAAGAATGGGTGGTTTTGAAGAAAGGTCAATTAATAGAGTATTCTGATTGGAGAAAAGGTAGAACCCCAATAAATAAGCCAATAGAGATAGCTTTAGCAAGTGTAAAGGCAATCACTCATGATAAAAGGCAATTCTGTTTTGAAGTATTGACTTCCAAGGGTTCAAAGCACGTATTTCAAGCTTTTGACAATGACGACCGCAACAAATGGGTGAAGGCGTTGCATAATGCTGgacaattgattaatacAAAACGATTGGAGCAAGCCCATGCAAAATCGTCACCGCATGAgggaagaaagaaaacGATAGGTAAATTAATCACTGAATTTAAGGATAAACCAATTATTCCTGGACAAGATAGATCAATTTCGCCTATTTCGTTAACATCAAAAGCACcaccaattgaaaaagattattTGCAAATGGTCCGTTCTGCACCAGATAgtgataataatgtttGTATTGACTGTGGCTCAACCGAACTGGTAGAATggatttcaataaatactTTAACATGCTTTTGTATTAATTGTGCCTCGTGTCATCGAAATATAGGCTCGCATATCACCAGAATAAGATCCTTGAAAATGGACAAGTTTGAGAATGAAACCGAATTGTTAttgaaatatattaataatcgGGTAGTAAACTCATACTTGGAAGAAAACTTGCCTTCAAAGGAAAAAATCACTAGCGACGCTGATAATGAAAGCAGGTTGAATTTTATCAGAaacaaatatcaattgaaaaaatacaaGTCTATTATTcctgatattgataatctATTAATCAAAGCTatacaaaaaatcaatGTCCCTGAGGtattaaaatatattctttGTGGTGCTGAtatcaatttgaatattcaaataaatatacCCAACAGAAACGAATACTTGGTGATTACTTTATTTGAATACTCCTTGAGAAAATACATTGAAATAAAAGATGGGCATGATCGTGAATTAGGATATAAACCCAAAAagttgtttattatttcgGAGTTGCTAATTTTAAATGGTTGTAAAGTATCTGATCATATCAAAGATTTGCAAAAGGAAGATTTGGGGTTGACTGATGCAGCAGTGGAATATTGGAAAATTAGGAGTTTGAAGTTAAGTGGAGGCAAAGCAAGTTAA
- a CDS encoding transcription modulator, putative (Similar to S. cerevisiae SIP3;~Similar to C. albicans SIP3) yields MVKSPKSEKSKPLSSQPHQETLLHHFKLISVNFKEAALDSPSFRASMNHLDLQINTIEQWLAALASSFKKIPKYLKEVQSYCNSFLEHLVPTFIQDGIIDQEYTVTGLNTTLDGLKTVWGLSIQALSVDAKNLKSIELFKRHHVTKYKETRKRYEDYQAKYDKYLSIYLSSSKSKDALMVIEDAKQLYQVRKEYIHASLDLVIEIQSLSKNLNKLLVGVNTDLWRNKWNIFGSRGVGDTIREEWDKIQRIQSWNDSYTLAIEKLNSDMLTARNQVEEGCHIQFQPSTNVNDYKSTIINNRTLRDIDEPGIEKHGYLFMKTWMEKSSKPIWVHRWAFIKNGVFGLLVVSPSQTFVQETDKIGILLCNVRYAPNEDRRFCFEIRTNDFTAVFQAESLVELKSWLKVFENEKLRISGPEALDNGLFNIASGRFPPIISEFSSTVDTVIDQQLTNAKVTLAGGQVVAASSLSNHLERFEDFFKKYMYFEIPKICPPFMTDTTKSSIMAYCLTSPTQIPNALTANIWGSVNWGLYYLHDTARDSSTYLPGKDTEMIKFQEEHFENDKFYPDFYPKEYVNLDIQMRALFETAVEPGEYCVLSYSCIWSPNSKQELSGRCFVTNYHMYFYMQALGFVALFKGFLGHLVSVDFVSQKNYDLIKVYNIDGVIKMKVFLDDANCIKKKLVYLINNIVSDKPKSLQGVLADFSDIEKQIAIEKSDEKNLREINQLSKGLSSKSLASEKLLLSGETSSILPGQSGRMIKHKVNFTPDYNLISERTYPAPPKAVFHALLGDNSVIFRSQLSFASTKYFLQKPWATSNKGTLYRDINVPAMYDGKDCFVQVKQEIDNMEDNTYYTFTHELSKFELLLGSPYKAVFKIVIVEHISKRSKVFIYSKIYFDRLSLWNPLVIRLNNQVDVNKVKKLEKSISEAVKEIGTHGMIVRAIYLYGKLSHTSEPEAVTSTSVIKFGIVSLFKLGLGKAFSKAHGFALNAIIKPFQLMVLLLESLRMNVFLVVIIILLSLFNLFLAGKTATSYWNTRSASKLAQEYVTKEPRMLQRSIYLKDLENILNKNVTIAESRPFSLFKQNSFIFNLDADTEWSNYFGSNSRDVARSLKNSFQDIGIKRHDLLVKLRILKSMEEEIIQAEWQNWIMSEAQKCDYVMDNVVGQIDKVDNYQEGIDNLVEYCQECKAILSELI; encoded by the coding sequence ATGGTGAAGCTGCCAAAATCAGAGAAGAGTAAACCCTTATCGTCACAACCGCACCAAGAAACACTACTCCATCATTTTAAACTAATATCAGTCAACTTTAAAGAGGCAGCATTGGACAGTCCCAGCTTTAGAGCTTCTATGAATCATTTAGATTTGCAAATAAATACAATTGAGCAATGGCTAGCTGCTTTGGCTAGctcatttaaaaaaattccaaAGTATTTGAAGGAGGTGCAAAGCTATTGTAACTCATTTTTAGAGCATTTGGTTCCTACTTTTATACAGGATGGAATTATAGACCAAGAGTATACAGTTACTGGTTTAAATACTACTTTGGACGGCTTGAAGACAGTGTGGGGTTTGAGTATTCAAGCATTGAGCGTTGACGCAAAGAACTTGAAATccattgaattatttaaacGTCACCATGTGACAAAGTACAAAGAGACAAGAAAACGATATGAAGATTATCAGGCAAAAtatgataaatatttaagTATTTACCTTTCAAGTTCAAAATCCAAAGATGCTTTAATGGTAATAGAGGATGCTAAACAGTTATATCAAGTGAGAAAAGAATACATTCACGCTTCTTTGGATTTGGTGATTGAAATTCAAAGCTTGTCcaagaatttgaataaacTATTGGTGGGGGTAAATACTGATTTATGGAGGAATAAATGGAATATATTTGGTTCTCGTGGTGTAGGGGATACTATAAGAGAAGAATGGGATAAGATACAGCGAATACAATCTTGGAATGATTCTTACACACTAGCAAtcgaaaaattgaattctgATATGCTTACAGCTAGAAATCAAGTTGAAGAGGGATGTCATATACAGTTTCAACCTTCTACCAACGTAAACGACTACAAGTCGACCATAATAAACAATCGAACATTACGTGATATTGACGAGCCCGGTATTGAAAAACACGGGTATTTGTTTATGAAAACGTGGATGGAGAAATCATCCAAACCTATATGGGTTCACAGATGGGCTTTCATTAAAAATGGTGTGTTTGGTTTATTAGTTGTCAGTCCGTCACAAACATTTGTTCAGGAAACTGATAAAATCGGCATATTATTGTGTAATGTTAGATACGCCCCCAATGAGGATCGGCGATTCtgttttgaaattagaaCTAATGATTTTACAGCTGTGTTTCAAGCTGAATCGTTAGTTGAATTAAAATCTTGGTTAAAAGtgtttgaaaatgaaaagcTTAGAATTTCTGGTCCAGAAGCATTAGATAATGGGCTATTCAATATTGCATCAGGAAGATTTCCTCCTATAATTAGTGAATTTTCATCCACTGTCGATACAGTTATTGATCAACAATTGACAAATGCAAAAGTCACTTTAGCAGGAGGGCAAGTTGTTGCTGCAAGCTCATTATCGAATCATCTCGAAAGATTCGAGgattttttcaagaaataTATGTACTTTGAAATACCTAAGATTTGCCCACCATTTATGACAGACACTACGAAATCAAGTATAATGGCCTACTGTTTGACTTCTCCAACTCAAATACCAAATGCTTTAACAGCTAATATTTGGGGATCTGTTAATTGGGGTTTATATTATTTGCATGATACAGCAAGGGACTCCAGCACGTATTTGCCTGGCAAAGACACGGAAATGATCAAGTTCCAAGAAGAgcattttgaaaatgacaAATTCTACCCCGACTTTTATCCAAAAGAATATGTGAATTTGGACATACAGATGAGGGCTTTGTTTGAAACTGCAGTTGAACCAGGTGAATACTGCGTTTTATCATATAGTTGTATTTGGTCTCCTAATTCGAAGCAGGAATTGAGTGGAAGATGTTTTGTCACAAACTATCACATGTACTTTTATATGCAAGCGTTGGGCTTTGTTGCTTTATTCAAAGGGTTCTTGGGACATTTGGTTTCTGTAGATTTTGTTTCGCAGAAAAattatgatttaattaagGTTTACAATATTGATGGCGTTATAAAAATGAAGGTATTTTTGGATGATGCAAATTGcataaaaaagaaattggttTATCTTATAAACAATATTGTGAGTGATAAACCAAAAAGTTTACAAGGAGTGTTGGCTGACTTTTCTGATATAGAAAAGCAAATAGCAATTGAAAAGTCTGATGAAAAAAACTTAAGAGAGATTAACCAGCTTTCAAAAGGGCTTTCTAGCAAGAGCTTAGCAAGTGAGAAACTTTTATTGAGTGGTGAAACATCATCAATCCTCCCTGGTCAGAGTGGCCGAATGATCAAACATAAAGTTAACTTTACGCCagattataatttaattagtGAGCGTACTTACCCTGCTCCACCAAAGGCAGTCTTTCATGCACTATTAGGTGATAATTCTGTGATTTTCAGAAGTCAATTGTCTTTTGCTAGTACCAAGTATTTTTTGCAAAAACCATGGGCGACCTCCAATAAGGGAACATTATATAGAGATATTAATGTTCCTGCCATGTATGATGGGAAGGATTGTTTTGTTCAAgtgaaacaagaaattgacAATATGGAAGATAATACTTATTATACTTTTACTCACGAATTGTCCAAATTTGAGTTATTGCTTGGATCACCATACAAAGCTGTATTCAAAATTGTGATAGTGGAGCACATTAGCAAAAGGTCAAAGGTGTTCATTTACtccaaaatttattttgacAGACTTTCACTATGGAACCCATTAGTGATACGATTGAACAATCAAGTTGATGTTAATAAAGTCAAGAAGTTGGAAAAGAGCATTTCTGAAGCGGTAAAAGAGATTGGAACCCATGGCATGATTGTGAGAGCCATTTATTTGTACGGGAAATTGAGTCATACTAGTGAGCCGGAAGCTGTTACAAGTACTTCAGTTATAAAATTTGGTATTGTATCTCTTTTCAAGTTGGGCTTGGGGAAGGCATTCAGCAAGGCGCATGGATTTGCCCTTAATGCTATTATCAAACCATTTCAACTAATGGTTTTGTTGCTAGAAAGCTTAAGAATGAATGTATTTTTGgttgttattataattcttttatcacttttcaatttatttttggcTGGGAAGACTGCTACTAGTTACTGGAATACTAGGAGCGCAAGCAAATTGGCACAAGAGTATGTCACTAAAGAACCTCGAATGTTGCAACgatcaatttatttaaaagatCTTGAAAAcatattgaataaaaacGTTACTATAGCAGAGAGTCGACCATTTAGCTTGTTCAAACAGAATTCGTTTATTTTTAACTTGGACGCTGATACTGAATGGAGTAATTATTTTGGTTCTAACTCAAGAGATGTGGCCAGGCTGTTGAAGAACAGTTTTCAAGACATAGGAATAAAACGTCACGACCTATTAGTGAAGTTGAGGATTTTGAAAAGTatggaagaagaaattatcCAGGCAGAATGGCAAAACTGGATTATGAGTGAGGCTCAGAAATGTGACTATGTAATGGACAATGTTGTTGGGCAAATAGATAAAGTCGACAACTATCAAGAAGGCATTGACAATTTAGTCGAGTATTGTCAAGAATGTAAGGCCATTTTATCTGAATTGATTTAG
- a CDS encoding serine/threonine protein kinase, putative (Similar to S. cerevisiae SPS1;~Similar to C. albicans SPS1): MRIIKDKKQMASLNSPTLSSSSPSSGQSSNYVLSKCIGRGNFGDVYRAQQVSTNKLVAIKVVNLDESPDDIKQIIKEIHFLSRLRNPYIIHYIESFSQEYNMYIVMEYCGGGSCSDLLKYHKKLPEEVVGYIIHKVLLGLQYLHQEHKVHRDIKSANILLTELGQIKLGDFGVSTEITITRMKKNTFVGTPFWMAPEVITRAKLIEGNVKNCGNSNGNYSAGASAGYNEKADVWSTGITTIELVTGSPPLSQYDPLKILFDIPKKRPPLLSGIDFSDNIKSFVKHCLIKEPDKRSSATVLLQHKFFKACVTGDVQARLINLISLKIANDDHKAGYKPRFKISGKLDNGKENLEAPIEWEFTNTLIQQQKTAPPSPVLEEVDEFIDDSSSNYPSNALGHNNSTSLKLFSSKHHVTSRKCELLFNCLHMVQLRGKDEYTRCQVDKFIGSICEFEEKNPGFCNAIVEELEKHIYH, translated from the coding sequence ATGAGGATTATTAAAGATAAGAAACAGATGGCTTCACTCAATTCCCCAACTCTCTCATCATCTTCACCACTGAGTGGACAAAGCTCAAATTATGTGTTATCAAAATGTATTGGAAGAGGAAATTTTGGTGATGTTTATAGGGCACAACAAgtatcaacaaacaaattggTGGCAATCAAAGTAGTCAATTTGGATGAGTCTCCTGATGATATCAAGCAAATCATTAAAGAGATTCATTTCTTGTCCCGCTTACGCAATCCGTATATAATTCACTACATTGAAAGTTTTTCACAAGAATATAACATGTACATTGTCATGGAATACTGTGGTGGCGGGTCCTGTTCTGACTTACTCAAATACCATAAAAAATTGCCTGAAGAGGTTGTTGGTTATATCATTCATAAAGTATTGCTAGGTTTGCAGTACTTACACCAAGAACATAAAGTACATCGTGATATTAAACTGGccaatattttattgacTGAATTGGGCCAAATAAAATTAGGTGATTTCGGAGTATCAACCGAGATCACAATTACtagaatgaaaaagaatactTTTGTTGGAACTCCTTTTTGGATGGCCCCAGAAGTTATCACTAGAgctaaattgattgaaggCAACGTTAAGAATTGTGGCAACAGTAATGGAAATTACAGTGCTGGTGCTAGTGCTGGATACAATGAAAAAGCAGATGTTTGGTCCACAGGAATTACCACTATAGAATTAGTAACTGGTTCACCTCCGTTGTCGCAATATGACccattgaaaatattgtttgacatacccaaaaaaagaCCTCCATTGTTGTCGGGAATTGATTTCAGTGACAATATAAAAAGTTTTGTAAAGCATTGTCTTATCAAAGAACCAGACAAACGATCAAGTGCTACAGTATTATTACAacataaattttttaaagcGTGTGTCACTGGAGATGTGCAAGCaagattaataaatttaatttcgTTGAAAATTGCCAATGATGATCATAAGGCAGGATATAAACCTCGATTTAAAATATCTGGTAAACTAGACAATGGTAAGGAGAATCTTGAAGCACCAATTGAATGGGAGTTTACTAATACTTTGATACAACAGCAAAAAACTGCACCCCCTCTGCCAGTACTAGAAGAAGTGgatgaatttattgatgattccAGCAGCAATTATCCGTCAAATGCACTTGGGCATAACAATCTGACATCTTTGAAGTTATTTAGTAGTAAACATCACGTAACAAGTAGAAAATGTGAACTACTTTTCAATTGCTTGCATATGGTTCAATTAAGAGGTAAAGATGAATATACCAGGTGTCAGGTTGACAAATTTATTGGTTCAATATgtgaatttgaagaaaaaaatccCGGATTTTGTAATGCTATTGTAGAAGAACTTGAAAAGCATATTTACCATTAA